In Campylobacter concisus, a single window of DNA contains:
- a CDS encoding 3'-5' exonuclease — MKPKKQRLENSIEILARQNLGYHEFILRFSDIEEIASLIDVRDLDMWRTLGLDITRNEENEIELGTRFRDIGDQEFCVVDIETTGGTTSGQIIEIGSIKMKNGVEIGRFESFVAANVVPENITELTGIKASDLVGAPNLLNVLERFKIFLGTSVFIAHNVNFDYGFISHSLNEIGLGMLLNRKLCTIDLSRRTIASQKYGLGSLKELLGINNTHHRALNDAIAAAEIFKVCLTRLPFSIQTTEDLISFSKTAPSVKLKPEPVLCAN; from the coding sequence TTGAAACCAAAAAAACAGCGTTTAGAAAATAGCATAGAAATTTTAGCTAGGCAAAATTTAGGCTATCATGAGTTTATTTTAAGATTTAGCGATATTGAAGAAATTGCATCACTTATTGACGTGCGCGACCTTGATATGTGGCGAACTCTTGGGCTTGACATCACTAGAAATGAAGAGAATGAGATTGAGCTTGGTACGAGATTTAGAGATATTGGTGATCAGGAATTTTGCGTGGTTGATATCGAAACGACTGGTGGTACGACGAGCGGACAGATCATTGAAATCGGCTCAATCAAAATGAAAAATGGCGTTGAGATAGGGCGTTTTGAAAGCTTTGTGGCAGCTAATGTAGTGCCTGAAAATATCACCGAGCTAACCGGCATAAAGGCGAGCGATCTAGTTGGTGCGCCAAATTTACTAAATGTGCTTGAGCGGTTTAAAATTTTTCTAGGAACTAGCGTCTTTATCGCGCACAACGTAAATTTTGACTATGGCTTTATCTCTCACAGCTTAAATGAGATCGGCCTTGGCATGTTGCTAAACAGAAAGCTTTGTACCATCGATCTTAGTCGCCGCACTATCGCTTCGCAAAAATATGGCCTTGGTTCACTAAAAGAGCTTCTTGGTATAAACAATACCCACCACAGAGCGCTAAACGACGCAATAGCTGCAGCTGAAATTTTTAAAGTTTGTCTCACGCGCCTACCTTTTAGTATCCAAACCACAGAGGATCTCATAAGCTTTAGCAAAACAGCTCCAAGCGTGAAGCTAAAACCTGAACCAGTTTTGTGTGCAAATTAG
- a CDS encoding anti-sigma factor antagonist, with product MKLTFNGSMAIIRPFGFLEAENVPLKLSEKYINQISSRDISAILLSLKNVTFFSPIWLGRIIENLSEEAQKLGVVFAICDYNEIFYELMMKTVKNILNISMFESENIASLFLNKFLNNANDKVFIYNSTEQYKHYLANYLKNRSFDVVEARDATEFNKKKNLYGYAVSQLNHVRLRQNQIDTFIKDGVVVYAIKSFMDSDFIEDFDMSAHDIMLKIGYKFFILWVNISGALNIRGAKFLIKLASISKRSGAFISLCGINESNLSIELVTYLKDANIFIYKNLNDFYKDDTIFYLKKREFDAEPVDINKSVAQISSYVTQIASKIISQLAEEEILCVDTKVSALDIEDECDYLRICVQCYGDIYARVLFGVKKDKLDKICSIFMPEGDDSNDYLSGYSQIFSIITDKFLTHLWQKGIKAKVSLPKILSDDVFFDHNSVGIMNRLDVKDDEIGFVFVTK from the coding sequence ATGAAATTAACTTTTAATGGTTCAATGGCTATTATAAGGCCCTTTGGTTTTTTGGAAGCAGAGAATGTTCCATTAAAATTAAGTGAAAAATATATAAACCAAATTTCATCGCGCGATATCAGCGCTATACTGCTCTCACTAAAAAATGTTACATTTTTTAGTCCTATTTGGCTTGGTAGAATAATTGAAAATTTAAGCGAAGAAGCACAAAAGCTTGGCGTGGTATTTGCGATTTGCGATTACAATGAAATTTTTTATGAATTGATGATGAAAACAGTTAAGAATATTTTAAATATTTCAATGTTTGAAAGTGAAAATATCGCAAGCTTGTTTTTAAATAAATTTCTAAACAATGCAAATGACAAAGTTTTCATTTATAACTCAACTGAGCAGTATAAGCACTATTTGGCTAATTATCTCAAAAATCGCTCATTTGATGTGGTTGAGGCTAGAGATGCGACCGAATTTAATAAAAAAAAGAATTTATATGGTTATGCAGTGTCACAGCTAAATCATGTGAGATTAAGACAAAATCAGATAGATACTTTTATAAAAGATGGTGTCGTTGTTTATGCCATAAAAAGTTTTATGGACTCAGATTTTATCGAAGATTTTGATATGTCAGCTCATGACATTATGCTAAAAATCGGATATAAATTTTTTATTTTATGGGTAAATATTTCTGGTGCTTTAAATATAAGGGGTGCAAAATTTCTAATCAAACTTGCTAGCATTAGCAAAAGATCAGGTGCATTTATTTCGCTTTGTGGCATAAACGAATCAAATTTATCTATCGAATTAGTAACATACCTTAAAGATGCAAATATATTTATCTATAAAAATTTAAATGACTTTTACAAAGACGACACTATTTTTTATCTTAAAAAAAGAGAGTTTGATGCAGAGCCAGTAGATATTAATAAGAGCGTTGCTCAAATTTCATCTTATGTGACGCAAATTGCGAGCAAAATTATCTCACAATTAGCAGAAGAAGAAATTTTGTGTGTTGATACCAAAGTTAGTGCGCTTGACATAGAGGATGAGTGCGATTATTTGCGTATTTGTGTTCAGTGTTATGGTGATATTTACGCAAGAGTGCTATTTGGAGTAAAAAAAGATAAATTAGACAAAATTTGCTCTATTTTTATGCCTGAAGGCGATGATTCAAATGATTATTTAAGTGGATATTCTCAAATTTTTAGTATCATTACAGATAAATTTTTGACTCATCTTTGGCAAAAAGGCATAAAAGCAAAAGTTAGCTTGCCTAAAATTTTATCTGATGATGTTTTTTTTGATCACAATAGTGTAGGCATCATGAATAGACTAGATGTAAAAGATGATGAAATAGGCTTTGTATTTGTAACCAAGTAA
- a CDS encoding sodium-dependent transporter, producing MNRKSWSSRLTYILAVAGATVGFGATWRFPYLVGQNGGGAYVLIFCIAMIVIGIPMILVENAIGRRLKCNAVDAFGGSINGKKISKKWQIVGWMGLVGAFGIMAYYMVIGGWVLNYIAQISFGLLDLSHVVSFEETSAFYEQNIVSNPLAISFATLVFVLVNYAILVQGAVGGIERSAKFLMPLLFILMLIMIAKNITLDGAIEGVKFYLTPNFSKINLKLFVDVLGQVFFALSLGFGVMITLSSFVKKDEGLVKISIITGILNTVIAVLAGFMIFPSLFSYGVSPDSGPSLVFKSLPIVFSHMPFGGFFAVAFFTLLMIAALTTSLPIYEVIITTLQEKFKIKRKKAIFLVLGGIFILGNLPSLMATNILSHVSIFGKNIFDAYDSISATIFFVFTSFGCAIFVGWVLKDDAKKEILQGSEKHAKLINVWFWYIKFVVPFIILVLFISSFYDNFLK from the coding sequence ATGAATAGAAAATCTTGGAGTTCAAGGCTCACATACATTTTAGCTGTTGCAGGAGCTACGGTCGGCTTTGGTGCGACGTGGCGTTTTCCGTATCTAGTCGGGCAAAACGGCGGCGGCGCCTATGTTTTAATATTTTGCATAGCAATGATTGTTATAGGGATTCCTATGATTTTAGTTGAAAACGCGATCGGTAGACGTCTAAAATGCAACGCTGTGGATGCTTTTGGTGGATCAATAAATGGCAAAAAGATTAGCAAAAAGTGGCAGATCGTTGGCTGGATGGGGCTTGTTGGCGCATTTGGCATTATGGCTTACTACATGGTTATTGGCGGCTGGGTGCTAAACTATATCGCGCAAATTTCATTTGGTTTGCTTGATCTCTCGCATGTGGTTAGTTTTGAGGAGACAAGTGCATTTTATGAGCAAAATATCGTAAGCAATCCACTTGCTATAAGCTTTGCGACGCTTGTTTTTGTGCTGGTTAATTACGCTATTTTGGTGCAGGGTGCGGTCGGCGGTATCGAGCGATCAGCGAAATTTTTAATGCCACTACTTTTTATTTTAATGCTTATTATGATTGCTAAAAATATCACGCTAGATGGTGCAATAGAGGGCGTAAAATTTTACTTAACACCTAACTTTTCAAAGATAAACTTAAAGCTTTTCGTTGATGTTTTGGGGCAGGTCTTTTTTGCTCTTTCGCTTGGATTTGGTGTGATGATCACTCTTTCTAGCTTTGTGAAAAAGGACGAAGGGCTGGTTAAAATTTCTATCATTACAGGCATTTTAAATACGGTAATCGCTGTGCTTGCAGGCTTTATGATATTCCCTTCTCTTTTTAGCTATGGTGTATCGCCAGATAGTGGCCCAAGTTTGGTATTTAAATCACTACCAATTGTTTTTTCTCACATGCCATTTGGTGGTTTTTTTGCGGTTGCGTTTTTTACACTATTAATGATCGCTGCACTTACGACATCACTACCAATATATGAAGTAATAATCACAACACTTCAAGAAAAATTTAAGATAAAACGCAAGAAAGCAATATTTTTAGTTCTTGGAGGCATATTTATTTTAGGAAATTTACCTTCGCTGATGGCCACAAATATACTAAGCCATGTAAGCATTTTTGGTAAGAATATTTTTGATGCATATGATTCAATAAGTGCAACGATATTTTTTGTATTTACCTCATTTGGTTGTGCTATATTTGTAGGTTGGGTGCTAAAAGATGATGCAAAAAAAGAGATTTTGCAAGGTAGTGAAAAACATGCAAAATTAATAAATGTCTGGTTTTGGTATATAAAATTTGTCGTGCCGTTTATCATTTTGGTGCTTTTTATCAGCTCGTTTTACGATAATTTTTTAAAATAG
- the prmC gene encoding peptide chain release factor N(5)-glutamine methyltransferase, whose amino-acid sequence MKIEEALKEASLRLSSLCQNPSRVAKILIMNYLDVSIEWIFLNQKNEFDESGYFALVKRYENYEPLEYITGKASFYGLDFYVESGVLIPRPETEILVDKVIEISREYNEPKIAEIGTGSGIISIMLALKTKANIVATDINEKALMLAKKNADKFDVGGRIKFLNCSYVDEILEDIDILVSNPPYIARGYKLSEFVLNEPESALFGGEVGDEILKDIILIAKDRNIKNVACEMGYDQKASMQKFLEANGFEYSFYKDLAGFDRGFCAKLKI is encoded by the coding sequence ATGAAAATTGAAGAAGCTCTTAAAGAGGCTAGTTTAAGGCTAAGCTCGCTTTGCCAAAATCCAAGCAGAGTGGCTAAAATCTTGATTATGAACTATCTTGATGTGAGCATTGAATGGATATTTTTAAATCAAAAAAATGAATTTGACGAGAGCGGCTATTTTGCTCTAGTTAAAAGGTATGAAAACTACGAGCCTCTTGAATATATAACTGGTAAAGCTAGCTTTTATGGGCTTGATTTTTACGTGGAAAGTGGAGTACTTATCCCAAGACCTGAAACAGAAATTTTAGTGGATAAAGTAATAGAAATTTCACGCGAATATAATGAACCAAAGATCGCAGAAATAGGCACAGGAAGTGGAATTATTAGTATCATGCTAGCTCTAAAAACAAAGGCAAATATTGTAGCGACAGACATCAACGAAAAAGCTTTGATGCTTGCTAAAAAAAATGCAGATAAATTTGATGTAGGTGGGAGGATCAAATTTTTAAACTGCTCTTATGTGGATGAAATTTTAGAAGATATTGATATTTTGGTTTCAAATCCGCCATATATTGCAAGAGGCTATAAACTTAGTGAATTTGTACTAAATGAGCCAGAAAGTGCGCTCTTTGGAGGTGAAGTAGGAGATGAAATCTTAAAAGATATTATTCTCATAGCCAAAGATCGTAATATCAAAAATGTTGCTTGTGAGATGGGGTACGATCAAAAAGCAAGTATGCAAAAATTCTTAGAGGCCAATGGTTTTGAGTATAGTTTTTACAAAGATTTAGCTGGCTTTGATAGAGGCTTTTGCGCGAAGTTAAAAATATAA
- the rpmB gene encoding 50S ribosomal protein L28, producing the protein MSKRCAITGKGPMIGNNVSHANNKTKRRFLPNLRTIRVTLEDGTTRKIKVAASTLRTMKKQSN; encoded by the coding sequence ATGTCAAAAAGATGTGCGATAACAGGCAAAGGACCGATGATAGGCAACAATGTGAGCCACGCTAACAACAAAACTAAAAGAAGATTCTTGCCAAATCTTAGAACGATTCGCGTTACACTAGAAGATGGTACTACAAGAAAGATAAAAGTTGCTGCTTCTACTCTAAGAACGATGAAAAAACAATCAAACTAA
- a CDS encoding DUF4149 domain-containing protein, with protein sequence MRGIYFLLLAVLIGAELTLGILVAPVIFFPQSIIGDGILTHFMSGQMMTKIFLKFNYILLFVSIFVMIGELFDLRKKLIFSLKFSMLMLAFLNLALALSFVFFFTPFIVYAQNLGVDATQTAEFAKMHSASEYVMKIMLVLQIILFFVKFKISQNERKA encoded by the coding sequence TTGAGAGGAATTTATTTTTTGCTTTTGGCAGTACTTATAGGAGCTGAGCTAACGCTTGGTATTTTAGTGGCACCAGTCATATTTTTCCCGCAAAGCATCATAGGAGATGGCATACTTACGCATTTTATGAGCGGTCAAATGATGACAAAGATATTTTTGAAATTTAATTATATTTTGCTTTTTGTAAGCATATTTGTAATGATTGGTGAGCTATTTGATCTTAGAAAAAAGCTTATTTTTTCACTAAAATTTAGCATGTTAATGCTTGCTTTTTTAAATTTAGCCTTAGCTTTGAGCTTTGTATTTTTCTTTACGCCTTTTATAGTTTACGCTCAAAATTTGGGGGTCGATGCGACACAGACGGCTGAATTTGCCAAAATGCATAGTGCGAGTGAATATGTGATGAAAATCATGCTTGTTTTGCAAATCATTTTATTTTTTGTGAAATTTAAGATTAGTCAAAATGAACGCAAAGCCTGA
- a CDS encoding threonine/serine exporter family protein, with amino-acid sequence MFELLTATLIDGSFAAVAGLGFAYASSPPKRTLAFCALLAAFAHASRFWIMQMGFFNISVATLIVSFLSGILGMLFAKRLKVPAEIIAFPALLPMVPGVYAYKGILALFSFLNEPDIAKKNEYLIIFFDNAITTTTVSLALGVGVSVVLILFYDQSLMITRGAKCDLATRKMRE; translated from the coding sequence ATGTTTGAGCTTTTGACCGCGACTCTTATAGACGGCTCTTTTGCGGCGGTGGCGGGGCTTGGCTTTGCCTACGCTAGCTCTCCGCCAAAAAGGACTCTCGCCTTTTGCGCGCTGCTTGCGGCGTTTGCGCACGCTAGCCGCTTTTGGATCATGCAGATGGGATTTTTTAACATTAGCGTCGCCACCCTCATCGTCTCTTTTTTAAGCGGAATTTTAGGTATGCTCTTTGCCAAACGGCTCAAAGTGCCGGCTGAAATCATCGCGTTTCCCGCGCTTTTGCCTATGGTGCCGGGAGTCTACGCGTACAAGGGCATTTTGGCGCTATTTTCGTTTCTAAACGAGCCTGATATCGCTAAGAAAAACGAATATCTAATTATATTTTTCGATAACGCGATCACAACCACGACGGTCTCGCTAGCTCTAGGCGTCGGCGTTTCGGTGGTGCTTATTTTATTTTACGATCAGTCCTTGATGATTACCCGCGGCGCCAAGTGCGATCTGGCGACGAGAAAGATGCGCGAGTGA
- a CDS encoding potassium channel family protein: protein MSFLSRLLKFLNWSNSTKPEISLDTELYEQLKPFRFPLISVVLLLLFGTLGYVLIDNFSLIDAFYQAGMTFTTVGFTEVAPITPKGRIFTITFILIGFIIFTLSIGIVVEVLKRGTLISILKERRMLYRIARLKNHFVICYHNLYTIELSAQFRENHIPFVVVDDREDIAELAQIYKYPYFIKAQPHTQIAFLKTHLSSAKGLITLSSNIADNIALIASVRLYEKEIGRRKPYHIITNAETEDDTQRLKKLGADNVVSPSRLVAQRLSAMSVRPDMENLLEQFLYTKNSPIDIEEILVPDYSWIRFKRLKETHLRNITNADIVGIRDINNNFVPMPNGDTLVGTGSKLLVIGTVDGIRLTKRVVKSKHKPEEFKYV from the coding sequence ATGTCTTTTCTCTCAAGACTTTTAAAATTCCTCAACTGGTCAAACTCTACAAAACCAGAAATAAGCCTAGATACTGAGCTTTACGAACAATTAAAACCTTTTAGATTTCCACTAATTTCAGTCGTATTACTGTTACTTTTTGGAACATTAGGTTATGTCTTAATAGATAATTTCTCGCTAATAGATGCCTTTTACCAAGCTGGCATGACTTTTACAACAGTTGGTTTTACCGAAGTTGCTCCAATAACTCCAAAGGGCAGAATTTTTACTATCACGTTTATACTTATTGGTTTTATCATATTTACACTATCGATCGGTATTGTGGTTGAGGTTTTAAAAAGAGGCACATTAATTAGCATTTTAAAGGAACGACGCATGCTTTATAGGATCGCAAGACTAAAAAATCACTTCGTTATTTGTTATCACAATCTATACACAATCGAACTTAGTGCTCAATTTCGCGAAAATCATATACCTTTTGTAGTGGTTGATGATAGAGAAGATATCGCAGAGCTAGCTCAAATTTATAAATACCCATATTTCATAAAAGCTCAGCCACACACGCAAATTGCCTTTTTAAAAACACATCTATCAAGCGCAAAAGGTCTTATAACTCTTAGCTCAAATATTGCTGATAACATCGCCCTTATAGCATCTGTAAGACTTTATGAAAAAGAGATAGGCCGCAGAAAGCCTTATCATATCATCACAAATGCAGAGACAGAAGACGATACGCAAAGATTAAAAAAATTAGGCGCTGACAATGTGGTAAGTCCATCTCGCTTAGTCGCGCAGCGGTTAAGTGCCATGAGCGTAAGGCCGGACATGGAAAATTTATTAGAACAGTTTTTGTATACAAAAAATTCACCTATCGATATAGAAGAAATTCTTGTGCCTGATTACTCTTGGATAAGATTCAAAAGATTAAAAGAGACTCATCTACGAAACATAACAAATGCAGATATAGTGGGCATTAGAGATATAAATAATAATTTTGTACCAATGCCAAATGGTGACACATTAGTAGGAACAGGATCAAAGCTTTTAGTCATCGGCACCGTTGATGGAATACGTCTAACCAAGCGTGTTGTAAAAAGCAAACACAAACCTGAAGAATTCAAATACGTATAA
- a CDS encoding threonine/serine exporter family protein, whose amino-acid sequence MNAKPDIQVLTNFLAEYTSAMVSAGTYTARVEKCVDRIAKHYGYDISVTIFVKYFTISVMDSADNSLRRTYVKKIPFGHVSFNRISELSSLSWRILDENLSLEEAKEQFEGVMRIGAHKFISSLILISLANAAFCRLFGGDIGSVACVFFATLVGYSLRFALAKMGINLKIQYVLVSFVVSFIAYLGVFYGFTHTSDVAIGSSILFLMPGVFLINSVFDILNDNTLVGISRAVSTGILILCIAVGVYITLSLSNAEILHV is encoded by the coding sequence ATGAACGCAAAGCCTGATATTCAAGTCTTAACAAATTTTCTAGCCGAATACACGAGTGCGATGGTGAGCGCGGGCACCTACACTGCGCGCGTAGAAAAGTGCGTAGACCGCATAGCTAAACACTACGGCTACGACATTAGCGTGACGATTTTTGTGAAGTATTTTACGATTAGCGTCATGGACTCGGCCGACAACTCCCTGCGCCGAACTTACGTGAAAAAGATCCCGTTTGGTCATGTGAGTTTTAACCGCATTTCCGAGCTTTCGTCGCTTAGTTGGCGGATCTTGGATGAAAATTTGAGCTTAGAGGAGGCCAAAGAGCAGTTTGAGGGCGTCATGCGCATTGGTGCGCATAAATTTATAAGCTCGCTTATTTTAATAAGTCTTGCAAATGCGGCGTTTTGCAGGCTTTTTGGCGGCGATATTGGCTCGGTAGCTTGCGTATTTTTTGCGACGCTCGTGGGATATAGCCTTAGATTTGCGCTTGCTAAAATGGGCATAAATTTAAAAATCCAGTACGTCCTAGTCTCGTTTGTCGTCTCTTTTATCGCCTATCTTGGTGTGTTTTACGGCTTTACGCACACTAGCGACGTCGCGATCGGCTCGTCGATACTCTTTTTGATGCCGGGCGTTTTTCTCATAAACTCGGTCTTTGATATCCTAAACGACAACACGCTTGTAGGCATCAGCAGGGCCGTGAGCACGGGCATCTTGATACTTTGCATAGCAGTGGGCGTCTATATCACGCTCTCGCTTAGCAATGCGGAGATTTTACATGTTTGA
- the epsC gene encoding serine O-acetyltransferase EpsC, producing MWESLKELVQTVREKDPSVHKCCFLAILINTPGIHAVLFHKISHFLYKKEHFFLARLISQIARFLTGIEIHPSAKIGRRFFIDHGMGVVIGETAEIGDDVMMYHQVTLGGTGKECGKRHPTVKNGVTIAAGSKILGAITIGENAKIGANSVVLKNVPANATVVGIPARIVRVNGTKFEPEFII from the coding sequence ATGTGGGAGAGTCTAAAGGAGCTAGTTCAAACTGTTCGTGAAAAAGACCCATCGGTACATAAGTGTTGCTTTTTGGCAATACTTATAAACACTCCTGGTATTCATGCGGTTTTATTTCATAAAATATCTCATTTTTTATATAAAAAAGAGCATTTTTTTCTAGCTAGGCTCATCTCGCAAATTGCAAGATTTTTAACGGGCATCGAGATCCACCCAAGCGCAAAGATCGGTAGGAGATTTTTCATAGATCATGGTATGGGTGTGGTTATCGGTGAGACAGCTGAGATAGGCGATGATGTAATGATGTATCATCAAGTAACACTTGGAGGCACTGGAAAAGAGTGTGGCAAAAGACATCCGACTGTAAAAAATGGTGTGACTATCGCAGCTGGCTCAAAGATACTAGGTGCCATAACGATCGGTGAAAATGCTAAGATCGGTGCAAACTCAGTCGTGTTAAAAAATGTCCCAGCAAACGCAACAGTCGTTGGTATACCAGCAAGAATAGTTCGGGTAAATGGGACAAAATTTGAACCAGAGTTTATTATCTAA
- a CDS encoding YdcH family protein, whose translation MLHEYTDLINELKKTDARFATLCKKHDELNKKIDDNLAKPSEIDNLKKEKLKLKDEIYAQILKHKK comes from the coding sequence ATGTTACATGAATATACAGACCTTATAAATGAGCTAAAGAAAACCGATGCTCGTTTTGCTACTCTTTGCAAAAAACATGATGAGCTAAATAAAAAAATAGACGACAACCTAGCAAAACCATCTGAAATTGATAATTTAAAGAAAGAGAAGTTAAAACTAAAAGACGAAATTTATGCTCAAATTTTAAAGCATAAAAAGTAA
- a CDS encoding M48 family metallopeptidase, translated as MFYFLLGIYFFYVAAKAILAILQINFIRAEAKKPAVVLEQGQYESAAVAAISNQKFELISLLYHAAIFMMWACWGLGAISGHAYKTGDIGDNVFMVMVFLLVSSLLELPLNIYETFVKDKKLGFSNVTPKIFVLDLLKTLALTLVFGTLFVWLVLLCIRFLGDFWWFWAFLMSFAVALVINLIYPTLIAPIFNKMQPLEDGELKSRIEWLLAQCGFKSSGVFTIDASKRDNRLNAYFGGLGATKRVVLFDTLVKKLSLEEIIAVLGHELGHFKHKDILKMIALSAVMLFAMFFIFGNIPDEAYQALGLHSGGGGVIVFLLLFSPIFGFLFSPISSYFSRANEFGADKFAGEISNKADMISALKKLGSENKAFPKAHPLYAFVYHSHPSLFERINELENEN; from the coding sequence ATGTTTTATTTTTTACTCGGTATTTACTTTTTTTACGTCGCCGCAAAGGCTATTTTGGCGATTTTGCAGATAAATTTTATACGCGCGGAGGCTAAAAAGCCGGCCGTCGTGCTAGAGCAGGGCCAATACGAATCAGCCGCCGTAGCCGCGATAAGCAATCAAAAATTTGAGCTAATTAGCCTTCTCTATCACGCTGCGATATTTATGATGTGGGCGTGCTGGGGACTTGGCGCGATATCGGGGCATGCTTATAAAACGGGAGATATAGGCGATAACGTCTTTATGGTTATGGTATTTTTGCTCGTTTCGTCGCTGCTGGAGCTGCCGTTAAATATCTATGAAACCTTCGTCAAAGATAAAAAGCTCGGCTTTTCAAACGTAACGCCCAAAATTTTCGTACTCGATCTACTTAAAACGCTCGCGCTCACGCTGGTGTTTGGCACTCTGTTTGTGTGGCTGGTGCTTCTTTGCATTAGATTTTTGGGCGATTTTTGGTGGTTTTGGGCGTTTTTGATGAGCTTCGCGGTCGCGCTCGTTATAAATCTCATTTACCCGACGCTTATCGCGCCTATCTTTAACAAAATGCAGCCGCTAGAGGACGGTGAGCTAAAAAGCCGTATAGAATGGCTTTTGGCGCAGTGCGGCTTTAAAAGTAGTGGCGTTTTTACGATAGACGCCAGCAAGCGCGACAACCGTCTAAACGCCTATTTTGGCGGCCTTGGCGCGACTAAACGCGTGGTGCTTTTCGACACGCTCGTTAAGAAACTAAGTTTAGAGGAGATAATCGCCGTTTTGGGGCATGAGCTTGGGCACTTTAAGCACAAAGATATCCTAAAAATGATCGCCCTAAGCGCGGTTATGCTTTTTGCGATGTTTTTTATATTCGGTAACATCCCTGACGAGGCGTATCAGGCGCTGGGGCTTCATAGCGGAGGCGGCGGAGTGATCGTGTTTTTGCTACTTTTTTCGCCGATTTTCGGATTTTTATTTTCGCCTATTAGCTCGTATTTTAGCCGCGCGAACGAATTTGGCGCCGATAAATTCGCTGGCGAAATCTCAAACAAGGCCGACATGATAAGCGCGCTAAAAAAGCTAGGCTCCGAGAACAAGGCCTTCCCGAAGGCTCATCCGCTCTACGCGTTTGTATATCACTCGCACCCAAGCCTTTTTGAGCGTATAAACGAGCTGGAAAATGAAAATTGA
- the rpe gene encoding ribulose-phosphate 3-epimerase: MYVAPSILSADFGNLAAEIRAICEAGCDLVHVDVMDGHFVPNLTIGPVVVNAVAKAATRPLDIHLMVENNSFFAGLFLPLKPKFLTFHIEEEKHPLRLIDHIRKNDVSPGIVLNPHTPVSVIEHIIDEVDMVLLMSVNPGFGGQKFMPVVLEKTRALRELIERKNAKCLIEVDGGVNGLNAPDLEEAGADILVAGNYIFSSNSYEQAIRAIKLEF, translated from the coding sequence ATGTATGTTGCACCTAGTATTTTATCGGCTGATTTTGGAAATTTGGCAGCTGAGATAAGAGCCATTTGCGAGGCTGGGTGCGATCTGGTGCATGTTGATGTTATGGATGGGCATTTTGTGCCAAATTTAACCATCGGACCAGTCGTTGTAAATGCCGTTGCAAAAGCAGCCACAAGGCCACTTGATATACATTTGATGGTTGAGAATAACTCATTTTTTGCTGGTCTTTTTTTGCCGCTAAAACCAAAATTTCTAACCTTTCACATTGAAGAAGAGAAGCACCCATTAAGGCTCATCGATCACATCAGGAAAAATGACGTTAGCCCTGGCATCGTGCTAAATCCACACACGCCAGTTAGCGTGATCGAGCATATCATAGATGAAGTCGATATGGTGCTTTTGATGAGTGTAAATCCTGGCTTTGGCGGTCAAAAATTTATGCCAGTCGTGCTTGAGAAAACAAGGGCGCTAAGAGAGCTGATAGAACGAAAAAACGCTAAGTGTCTTATTGAAGTAGATGGCGGCGTAAACGGACTAAATGCACCTGATCTTGAAGAGGCCGGAGCTGACATCTTGGTAGCTGGCAACTACATCTTCTCATCAAATTCTTACGAACAAGCCATTCGCGCCATAAAGCTTGAGTTTTGA